Proteins encoded within one genomic window of Brachybacterium sp. P6-10-X1:
- a CDS encoding Na(+)/H(+) antiporter subunit C, giving the protein MSVSLALLLTAGVLVACGVYLVLERTLTRVVLGFVLLSNGVNLLFIVAAGRPGLPPFEGTADPEDMTDPLPFAMVLTAIVISLGITAFGIALAYRAWQLFGHDEVPDDVEDRRVLRRRRRRSEDTEKLPWSQALSEESRRGALMHSQGFAPTDEDQLGSDLTSAEDVPQDATEADEGGTSSPRRGFRRSERDHHAADAPGAGPATETDREHTDGRGEL; this is encoded by the coding sequence ATGTCCGTTAGCCTCGCCCTGCTGCTGACCGCGGGGGTGCTCGTCGCCTGCGGCGTCTACCTCGTGCTCGAGCGCACGCTGACCCGGGTGGTCCTCGGCTTCGTGCTGCTGAGCAACGGCGTGAACCTGCTGTTCATCGTCGCCGCCGGCCGGCCCGGGCTGCCGCCCTTCGAGGGCACCGCCGACCCGGAGGACATGACCGACCCGCTGCCGTTCGCGATGGTGCTCACCGCGATCGTCATCTCCCTGGGCATCACCGCCTTCGGCATCGCCCTGGCCTACCGCGCCTGGCAGCTGTTCGGCCACGACGAGGTTCCCGACGACGTCGAGGACCGCCGCGTGCTGCGCCGCCGTCGCCGCCGCTCCGAGGACACCGAGAAGCTGCCGTGGTCGCAGGCCCTGTCGGAGGAGTCGCGCCGTGGCGCGCTGATGCACTCCCAGGGCTTCGCCCCGACCGACGAGGACCAGCTCGGCTCCGACCTCACCAGCGCCGAGGACGTCCCCCAGGACGCCACCGAGGCCGACGAGGGCGGCACGTCCTCGCCGCGGCGAGGATTCCGCCGCAGCGAACGCGATCACCACGCGGCCGACGCCCCCGGAGCCGGCCCCGCGACGGAGACCGACCGGGAACACACCGACGGACGGGGGGAACTATGA
- a CDS encoding Na+/H+ antiporter subunit A, translating into MLLAHLVAALLGPLLVRLMGRSAFFPLSAVPAASAIWLATIDPVALAEDPLEISVPWIPAFGIDLAFRLDPLSWVMALIATGIGAMVLLYCARYFKDTEPGLGRFAGVLTAFAGAMVGLVLSDDVMVLYTFWELTTVFSYLLVGHYQEKQASRRAAMNALISTTAGGLAMLVGLLMLAGEADSLRLSDIVASPMWADAGPFLIVAVLLILAGATTKSALIPTHFWLPGAMAAPTPVSAYLHAAAMVKAGVYLILRMGPALTHVEIITMIIAALGAATMILGGWRALRQTDIKLLLAYGTVSQLGFLSAVAGVATHDALLAGLAMLIAHAVFKAPLFMVVGIIDKKFGTRDLRVLSGVAKVAPVVTVIGVVSAASMAAVPPLFGFVAKEALFTALWYGGSWQRVLLIALVAGSILTVAYSWRFVHGAFGSAPGAPAVEKPTIPVLFWLPPALVATASIALAALTGPLETILRGFSSALPDTGEGVHLVVIPHLGVPLLASVVALGVGILACLAAKPLARFQKKVSPQSWANEELLDRIDAERAFRRIMRLVDAAAVAITPLYQRGSLPYTLGTMLLVLIALVTPVAVSLSPVPDNLVLFHHPVELIVLPVAALAALGAARSRRRLRAVFLISVTGYAVAVLFLVAGAPDVATTQVLVETAMTVVLVLVLRRLPTHFSRRPLKIGAWGRWAIAISTAVVLCGAALYAADARYLDPLGPGLIETAYTIGGGHNVVNVTLVDARVWDTMGEISVLLVVATGVASLIFVTRREQSISRVRDLDTDTSIWRRRTDSALPQNALDFDARPEDVAGGNRWRTWLSAGLTLAPERRMVVLEVVTRIAFPLMMMFSLYLLMAGHNLPGGGFAGGLVAGLALALRYLAGGRYELSEAAPVQAGFVLGTGMAIAVLAGVLPVLMGGSVFSTATPVVHVPILGELHFPSALLFDTGVYLVVVGVILDFLRTLGAQIDQQQEVESDVR; encoded by the coding sequence ATGCTCCTCGCCCATCTGGTGGCGGCCCTGCTGGGGCCTCTCCTGGTGCGGCTGATGGGGCGCAGCGCGTTCTTCCCGCTGTCCGCGGTGCCCGCCGCGTCCGCGATCTGGCTGGCCACGATCGACCCGGTCGCACTCGCCGAGGATCCGCTGGAGATCTCCGTCCCGTGGATCCCCGCCTTCGGTATCGACCTCGCCTTCCGTCTGGACCCGCTGAGCTGGGTGATGGCCCTGATTGCCACCGGCATCGGCGCCATGGTGCTGCTGTACTGCGCGCGGTACTTCAAGGACACCGAACCGGGGCTGGGCCGTTTCGCCGGAGTGCTGACGGCCTTCGCGGGCGCCATGGTCGGTCTGGTGCTCTCCGACGACGTGATGGTGCTCTACACCTTCTGGGAGCTCACGACCGTCTTCTCCTACCTGCTCGTCGGCCACTACCAGGAGAAGCAGGCCTCCCGCCGTGCGGCCATGAACGCGCTGATCTCCACGACCGCCGGCGGGCTGGCGATGCTGGTGGGACTGCTGATGCTCGCCGGCGAGGCCGACTCCCTGCGGCTCTCGGACATCGTCGCCTCGCCGATGTGGGCCGACGCCGGGCCGTTCCTGATCGTGGCGGTGCTGCTGATCCTCGCCGGGGCCACGACCAAGTCCGCCCTGATCCCCACCCACTTCTGGCTGCCCGGTGCGATGGCCGCCCCCACCCCGGTCTCCGCATACCTCCACGCCGCGGCGATGGTGAAGGCCGGGGTGTACCTGATCCTGCGGATGGGTCCGGCGCTGACCCACGTGGAGATCATCACCATGATCATCGCCGCCCTCGGAGCGGCGACGATGATCCTCGGCGGCTGGCGCGCGCTGCGCCAGACCGACATCAAGCTCCTGCTGGCCTACGGCACCGTCTCCCAGCTCGGCTTCCTCTCCGCCGTGGCGGGCGTGGCCACGCACGACGCCCTGCTGGCGGGGCTCGCGATGCTCATCGCCCATGCCGTGTTCAAGGCGCCGCTGTTCATGGTCGTCGGCATCATCGACAAGAAGTTCGGCACCCGTGACCTGCGGGTGCTCTCCGGTGTGGCGAAGGTCGCGCCGGTGGTCACCGTGATCGGCGTCGTCTCGGCGGCCTCGATGGCGGCGGTGCCCCCGCTGTTCGGCTTCGTCGCGAAGGAGGCGCTGTTCACCGCGCTCTGGTACGGCGGGAGCTGGCAGCGGGTCCTGCTGATCGCGCTGGTCGCCGGCTCGATCCTGACCGTCGCGTACTCCTGGCGGTTCGTCCACGGCGCCTTCGGCAGCGCCCCGGGGGCGCCCGCCGTCGAGAAGCCGACCATCCCGGTGCTGTTCTGGCTCCCGCCCGCCCTGGTCGCGACGGCGTCGATCGCCCTGGCGGCGCTGACCGGGCCGCTCGAGACGATCCTGCGCGGCTTCTCCTCGGCGCTGCCGGACACCGGCGAGGGTGTCCACCTCGTGGTGATCCCGCACCTGGGGGTGCCGCTGCTGGCCTCCGTCGTCGCCCTCGGCGTCGGGATCCTGGCGTGCCTGGCGGCGAAGCCGCTGGCCCGGTTCCAGAAGAAGGTCTCGCCGCAGAGCTGGGCGAACGAGGAGCTGCTCGACCGGATCGATGCCGAGCGCGCCTTCCGCCGCATCATGCGTCTGGTCGATGCCGCCGCGGTCGCGATCACGCCGCTGTACCAGCGAGGGTCGCTGCCCTACACGCTGGGCACCATGCTGCTGGTGCTGATCGCGCTGGTCACCCCGGTCGCCGTCTCCCTGTCGCCCGTGCCGGACAACCTGGTGCTCTTCCACCATCCCGTCGAGCTGATCGTGCTGCCGGTCGCGGCGCTCGCGGCTCTCGGCGCCGCCCGCTCCCGGCGCCGGCTGCGCGCCGTGTTCCTGATCTCCGTGACCGGCTATGCCGTCGCCGTGCTGTTCCTGGTCGCGGGCGCCCCGGACGTGGCGACCACCCAGGTGCTGGTCGAGACCGCGATGACCGTGGTGCTGGTGCTGGTGCTGCGCCGGCTGCCCACCCACTTCTCGCGCCGGCCGCTGAAGATCGGGGCCTGGGGCCGCTGGGCGATCGCGATCAGCACCGCTGTCGTGCTGTGCGGCGCCGCTCTGTACGCCGCCGATGCCCGCTACCTCGACCCCCTCGGCCCGGGATTGATCGAGACGGCCTACACGATCGGCGGCGGCCACAACGTCGTCAACGTGACCCTGGTCGACGCCCGCGTGTGGGACACCATGGGCGAGATCTCGGTGCTGCTGGTGGTCGCCACCGGTGTCGCCTCGCTGATCTTCGTCACCCGGCGCGAGCAGTCGATCTCGCGCGTCCGGGACCTCGACACCGACACGTCGATCTGGAGGCGCCGCACCGACTCCGCCCTGCCTCAGAACGCCCTGGACTTCGATGCGCGCCCCGAGGACGTCGCCGGAGGCAACCGCTGGCGCACCTGGCTCTCGGCCGGGCTCACCCTGGCTCCGGAGCGGCGCATGGTGGTGCTCGAGGTGGTCACCCGCATCGCCTTCCCCTTGATGATGATGTTCTCGCTGTACCTGCTGATGGCGGGGCACAACCTGCCCGGCGGCGGCTTCGCCGGAGGTCTCGTCGCCGGTCTCGCCCTCGCGCTGCGCTACCTCGCCGGCGGGCGCTACGAGCTCTCCGAGGCCGCGCCCGTGCAGGCCGGGTTCGTGCTCGGCACCGGGATGGCCATCGCGGTCCTGGCCGGTGTGCTGCCGGTGCTGATGGGCGGCAGCGTGTTCTCCACCGCGACCCCGGTGGTCCACGTGCCGATTCTGGGCGAGCTGCACTTCCCCAGCGCCCTGCTGTTCGACACCGGCGTGTACCTCGTGGTGGTCGGCGTGATCCTCGACTTCCTGCGCACCCTCGGCGCCCAGATCGACCAGCAGCAGGAGGTGGAGAGCGATGTCCGTTAG
- a CDS encoding MFS transporter gives MATTEDQGDRPETRTAPRLARRPVVSFALWDGGMSAFSSVILTFVFATYVASAVAAEGAVGREAITAAQDHGSRVLTTWQAIGAVAVALLAPLLGNLADRGGARNALLRITTLATVVVVALMPMVALDADYLVLGAALIALAVVFSELAGVFVNSVLPEVSTPANRGRVSGTAWAVGYWGSIVCLAAVLVLFVMPGTGLLGITGEGGWNYRAIPLFVALWILVGTLPLMLWAPKHPASAPGERWTPWQGYASIARRVVRAFREEPVMLQYLVASAVYRDGLGAVFSIAGVLAANAYGFTTVEIIIFGISANLIAGVGVFLGGRADDRIGTRWIIIIGCLGIIVLGLVVLAFGSTLVFWVAGLAICLFVGPVQSASRNLLTRLSQPGRETENFGLYATTGRALGFLGTAAFAASVAIFGSTQAGILGIVVVMAVGLLAFLPIRLGAAGRAPADT, from the coding sequence ATGGCCACCACCGAGGACCAGGGCGACCGTCCGGAGACGCGGACCGCACCCCGACTCGCCCGTCGCCCCGTCGTCTCCTTCGCCCTGTGGGACGGAGGGATGTCCGCCTTCAGCTCTGTGATCCTGACGTTCGTGTTCGCGACCTATGTCGCCAGTGCCGTCGCCGCCGAGGGCGCCGTCGGCCGTGAGGCGATCACCGCGGCCCAGGACCACGGCTCCCGGGTGCTGACCACCTGGCAGGCGATCGGCGCCGTCGCCGTCGCGCTGCTGGCCCCGCTGCTGGGCAATCTCGCCGACCGCGGCGGAGCCCGCAACGCTCTGCTGCGGATCACGACGCTGGCCACCGTGGTGGTGGTGGCGCTGATGCCCATGGTCGCCCTCGATGCCGACTACCTGGTGCTCGGCGCCGCCCTGATCGCGCTCGCCGTCGTGTTCAGCGAGCTGGCCGGGGTGTTCGTCAACTCCGTGCTGCCGGAGGTGTCCACCCCCGCCAACCGTGGCCGGGTCTCCGGGACCGCCTGGGCGGTGGGCTACTGGGGCTCGATCGTGTGCCTGGCTGCGGTGCTCGTGCTCTTCGTGATGCCGGGGACGGGTCTGCTCGGGATCACCGGAGAGGGTGGCTGGAACTACCGGGCGATCCCGCTGTTCGTGGCGCTGTGGATCCTGGTCGGGACGCTGCCGCTGATGCTCTGGGCCCCGAAGCATCCCGCCTCCGCCCCCGGCGAGAGGTGGACCCCGTGGCAGGGCTACGCCAGCATCGCCCGGCGCGTGGTGCGGGCCTTCCGCGAGGAGCCCGTGATGCTGCAGTACCTGGTCGCCTCGGCGGTCTACCGCGACGGGCTGGGCGCTGTCTTCTCCATCGCCGGAGTGCTGGCCGCCAACGCCTACGGCTTCACCACCGTCGAGATCATCATCTTCGGCATCTCCGCCAACCTCATCGCCGGTGTCGGGGTCTTCCTCGGGGGTCGGGCCGACGACCGCATCGGCACCCGCTGGATCATCATCATCGGCTGCCTCGGCATCATCGTGCTCGGCCTGGTGGTGCTGGCCTTCGGCTCCACCCTGGTGTTCTGGGTGGCGGGCCTGGCGATCTGCCTGTTCGTCGGCCCGGTGCAGTCCGCCTCCAGGAACCTGCTCACGCGCCTGTCGCAGCCCGGCCGCGAGACGGAGAACTTCGGCCTGTACGCCACCACCGGGCGCGCGCTGGGCTTCCTGGGCACCGCAGCCTTCGCCGCATCCGTGGCGATCTTCGGGTCCACCCAGGCCGGGATCCTCGGCATCGTGGTGGTGATGGCGGTGGGGCTGCTCGCCTTCCTGCCGATCCGGCTCGGCGCTGCGGGACGGGCTCCCGCCGACACCTGA
- the dcd gene encoding dCTP deaminase, whose amino-acid sequence MLLSDHDIRSQIDAGRVRLDPFDASMIQPASVDVRIDRYFRLFDNHKYAMIDPAQEQGDLTREVAVDPQEPYMLHPGEFVLASTFEQITLPEDVAARLEGKSSLGRLGLLTHSTAGFIDPGFQGHITLELSNMATLPVALWPGMKIGQLCFFRLSSAADNPYGSAGNLNRYLGQRGPTPSRSSQNFHRTPIPVQEGQ is encoded by the coding sequence GTGCTGCTGAGCGACCATGACATCCGGAGCCAGATCGATGCCGGACGGGTGCGGCTGGACCCCTTCGACGCCTCGATGATCCAACCCGCCTCCGTCGACGTGCGGATCGACCGCTACTTCCGGCTCTTCGACAACCACAAGTACGCGATGATCGACCCCGCCCAGGAGCAGGGAGATCTCACCCGCGAGGTCGCCGTGGACCCGCAGGAACCGTACATGCTCCATCCCGGTGAGTTCGTGCTCGCCTCCACCTTCGAGCAGATCACCCTGCCCGAGGATGTCGCCGCCCGGCTGGAGGGCAAGAGCTCGCTGGGTCGGCTGGGCCTGCTGACGCACTCGACGGCCGGCTTCATCGACCCCGGCTTCCAGGGGCACATCACCCTGGAGCTGTCGAACATGGCGACCCTGCCCGTGGCGCTCTGGCCGGGCATGAAGATCGGCCAGCTGTGCTTCTTCCGGCTCTCGAGCGCCGCGGACAACCCCTACGGCAGCGCCGGCAACCTCAACCGGTACCTCGGCCAGCGGGGGCCGACGCCCTCACGGTCCTCCCAGAACTTCCATCGCACCCCGATCCCCGTGCAGGAGGGACAGTGA
- a CDS encoding TetR/AcrR family transcriptional regulator has product MPKIIGGSLEEHRERTREKIFIALAELLETQDFERITFSRIATAAGVGRTAMYNHFPDRETLLVEYALHETSDYIAQLRAGVSDSATPREAALAYVRTQLELTVSFHMPQSMGKASLTQDAVARMREHVVLIEDVLRRIVHDGITSGDFAADLDVDATVPIINSLLVGSAARRFSRPALERFVLRGLGAAV; this is encoded by the coding sequence ATGCCCAAGATCATCGGAGGCTCCCTCGAGGAGCATCGCGAACGCACGCGCGAGAAGATCTTCATCGCGCTCGCCGAGCTGCTGGAGACCCAGGACTTCGAGAGGATCACGTTCTCGCGGATCGCGACCGCCGCCGGAGTCGGCCGCACCGCGATGTACAACCACTTCCCGGACCGCGAGACCCTGCTGGTCGAGTACGCGCTCCATGAGACCTCCGACTACATCGCCCAGCTGCGGGCCGGGGTCAGCGACTCGGCCACGCCGCGTGAGGCCGCGCTCGCCTACGTGCGCACCCAGCTGGAGCTGACGGTCTCCTTCCACATGCCGCAGTCGATGGGCAAGGCGTCCTTGACCCAGGATGCCGTCGCGCGGATGCGTGAGCACGTGGTGCTGATCGAGGACGTGCTGCGTCGGATCGTGCACGACGGGATCACCAGCGGTGACTTCGCCGCCGACCTCGACGTCGATGCGACCGTGCCGATCATCAACTCGCTGCTGGTCGGTTCGGCCGCTCGACGGTTCTCGCGGCCCGCGCTGGAGCGGTTCGTGCTGCGGGGGCTCGGCGCGGCGGTCTGA
- a CDS encoding sodium/proton-translocating pyrophosphatase, producing MGDDIAVTLLVLGVLSVAALIAGAVVPSRLQRDEDAVEVDDDLGRRLGRQLSAAGSIILWVGLPAVVLLYLVPGSTDDRILRSAMMLVGLALGPLAAWRGLAVQLASLGLDPERRPALISRLGALTVTGALALAILPVAIIVWFLQAAGSSALMALAGGAAISALALRVTSAPLETAAASSAILVGADEHEIDTDDPANLGAAPLRGARMFRRGAAGSADLVALTTAASAMGIMLGVPVLAAEGILVVLLALGVALLAGGVVAVVPHRGRPGHERGALRLGGVIPALLGGAGMVAAAALWLPSAYKDLRFGHVGMENFTDQAIAGPQPLPREQLEPQIAQAGADLGKLVSQTDDSRPASALLDMVTLYTISPSVVAASALGIGVVVALAAILLLDGTGNRVGSTVLRTARTSRTGGALGTAAGLGSTALLAAGALALLLIVAGVLSVLSAGVPGMALALLSYTGLGALVVAVAHAGSLMAPTLVDRPEAERSLRDAGAGASTGPRAALLLAATLTGLAALGPIVTALQVAPRAATVWEDRALHGLSPTSLSLVGGIGLGVVAVLLVTASLLDGARRLGASAVVGTRAAMLEKRASVNLEDLPDMVRRAVLPAVVIVVLMPIVAGFGLGPAALPGLVIGAVLTALALGLWSLGAGATLENAAAIIGHGRYGGPGSWGHSGALGGAVLTGTLRSVIGSVALPLLLTSSLLSALGVSAIVAMNTDGTSVYLRWGIAVIALIIALTCWVIASTAAEVDLEDEVGEISRPLFSRAEEESSDGLDAMDWEVEEDAEQVPAAAQKSARSGKRGRRGKGDDVR from the coding sequence TTGGGCGATGACATCGCCGTGACCCTGCTGGTGCTCGGCGTGCTCTCGGTGGCCGCCCTGATCGCCGGTGCCGTCGTCCCCAGTCGCCTGCAGCGCGACGAGGACGCGGTCGAGGTGGACGACGACCTCGGACGCCGCCTCGGCCGACAGCTGTCCGCCGCAGGATCGATCATCCTGTGGGTCGGACTGCCTGCCGTGGTGCTGCTGTACCTGGTGCCGGGATCGACCGACGACCGCATCCTGCGCTCGGCGATGATGCTGGTCGGCCTGGCGCTGGGACCGCTGGCCGCCTGGCGCGGACTGGCCGTGCAGCTGGCCTCTCTGGGCCTGGACCCCGAGCGCCGCCCCGCCCTGATCTCCCGGCTGGGGGCGCTGACCGTCACCGGGGCGCTGGCCCTGGCGATCCTCCCGGTCGCCATCATCGTGTGGTTCCTGCAGGCGGCCGGGTCCTCGGCGCTGATGGCGCTGGCCGGGGGCGCGGCCATCTCGGCGCTCGCCCTCCGGGTGACCTCCGCCCCGCTCGAGACCGCCGCGGCCTCCTCCGCGATCCTGGTCGGGGCCGACGAGCACGAGATCGACACCGACGACCCGGCCAACCTCGGAGCCGCCCCGCTGCGGGGTGCGCGCATGTTCCGCCGCGGCGCCGCCGGCAGCGCCGACCTGGTCGCGCTGACCACCGCGGCCTCGGCCATGGGCATCATGCTGGGGGTCCCGGTGCTGGCCGCCGAGGGCATCCTGGTCGTGCTGCTCGCCCTCGGCGTCGCCCTGCTCGCCGGCGGCGTCGTCGCTGTCGTCCCGCACCGGGGACGGCCCGGCCACGAGCGCGGGGCGCTGCGTCTGGGCGGGGTCATCCCCGCTCTCCTCGGCGGCGCCGGGATGGTCGCGGCCGCCGCGCTGTGGCTCCCCTCGGCCTACAAGGACCTGCGCTTCGGCCACGTCGGCATGGAGAACTTCACCGATCAGGCCATCGCCGGTCCGCAGCCGTTGCCCCGTGAACAGCTCGAACCGCAGATCGCCCAGGCCGGCGCCGATCTGGGGAAGCTGGTCTCCCAGACCGACGACTCCCGCCCCGCGAGCGCACTGCTGGACATGGTCACGCTGTACACGATCTCGCCCAGCGTGGTGGCCGCCTCCGCCCTGGGGATCGGCGTCGTCGTCGCGCTCGCCGCGATCCTGCTGCTGGACGGGACCGGCAATCGGGTCGGCTCCACCGTGCTGCGCACCGCCCGCACCAGCCGCACCGGTGGCGCACTGGGCACCGCCGCCGGCCTCGGCTCCACCGCGCTGCTCGCGGCGGGGGCCCTCGCCCTGCTGCTGATCGTCGCCGGCGTGCTCAGCGTGCTCAGCGCGGGCGTGCCGGGCATGGCACTGGCCCTGCTGTCCTACACGGGCCTCGGAGCGCTGGTGGTGGCCGTCGCCCACGCCGGATCGCTGATGGCGCCGACCCTCGTGGACCGACCGGAGGCGGAGCGCTCGCTGCGCGATGCCGGTGCCGGCGCCTCCACCGGCCCTCGGGCCGCCCTGCTGCTCGCGGCGACGCTCACGGGGCTGGCCGCGCTCGGCCCCATCGTCACCGCGCTCCAGGTCGCACCCCGGGCGGCGACCGTCTGGGAGGACCGCGCCCTGCACGGGCTGAGCCCCACCTCACTGTCCCTGGTGGGCGGGATCGGCCTCGGCGTGGTCGCGGTGCTGCTGGTGACCGCCTCGCTCCTGGACGGCGCCCGCCGACTGGGCGCCAGCGCCGTCGTCGGGACCCGGGCGGCGATGCTCGAGAAGCGCGCCTCCGTGAACCTCGAGGACCTGCCGGACATGGTGCGCCGTGCGGTGCTGCCCGCCGTGGTGATCGTCGTGCTGATGCCGATCGTGGCCGGCTTCGGCCTCGGCCCGGCCGCGCTGCCGGGGCTGGTCATCGGGGCGGTCCTGACCGCCCTCGCCCTCGGCCTGTGGTCGCTCGGGGCCGGTGCGACCCTGGAGAACGCGGCCGCGATCATCGGTCACGGACGCTACGGCGGCCCCGGCTCCTGGGGACACTCCGGTGCCCTCGGCGGTGCGGTGCTGACCGGCACCCTGCGCTCCGTGATCGGGTCCGTGGCGCTGCCGCTGCTGCTGACCTCGTCCCTGCTCTCGGCCCTCGGCGTCTCCGCCATCGTGGCGATGAACACCGACGGAACCAGTGTGTATCTGCGCTGGGGTATCGCCGTGATCGCCCTGATCATCGCGTTGACCTGCTGGGTGATCGCCTCGACGGCGGCCGAGGTCGACCTGGAGGACGAGGTCGGGGAGATCTCCCGCCCGCTGTTCTCCCGCGCCGAGGAGGAGTCCTCGGACGGTCTGGACGCCATGGACTGGGAGGTCGAGGAGGACGCCGAGCAGGTTCCGGCGGCGGCTCAGAAATCTGCCCGCTCCGGGAAGCGGGGCCGGCGCGGGAAGGGCGACGACGTCCGCTGA
- a CDS encoding thioredoxin-like domain-containing protein, with the protein MTTPSDPSAPLTDRAHGSPLRGRGWLNTGGVDLDLESLRGKIVLLDFWTFCCVNCLHVLDELRPLEEKWADELVVVGVHSPKFEFEKDPEALAANIERYEVSHPVIDDPELETWSEYGARAWPTLMVLDTHGRIAGNLSGEGHGENIDQLVARLVVEGEADGSLRRGPAPTVLTERVPQTLRFPSKLTTLPDGRLVVSDAGQHRLVVFQNDGQTVDEIIGTGARGHVDGDGETAQFAEPNGVLALPDEIASEVGYDLLVTDTSNHLLRGVKVGQDRLLRSRTATEVSTVAGSGSQWMQGDQQPRGEGDARNYALSTPWDVTWSRVLGRSVIAMAGVHQLWTFDPVTGALMVLAGTTQEGLVDGPAVSSWWAQPSGLDELRDGRIVVADSETSAVRVLDPQTMQVSTLVGEGLFDFGHVDGSADIARLQHPLAVTALPDGRIAVADTYNGSIRIIEEHTEDDAASSAPVTVVTVATDLDEPSAAIVGPPVDGIGQLIVVESGAHRVTWVPVAKAAERVIDLGAQRSERPVTDVGPGPLTVRVLFTPPEGHKLDDSLGPSTQVTVSTTPSAMLTGGSGVDTSLERTLTLDPAYPEGVLHVSARAASCDADPAVEFPACHMHQQDWGVPIRVVDGAPTHLDLSLLA; encoded by the coding sequence ATGACCACACCGAGCGACCCCTCCGCGCCCTTGACCGACCGCGCCCACGGTTCCCCGCTGCGTGGGCGCGGGTGGCTGAACACGGGCGGCGTCGACCTCGACCTGGAGTCGCTGCGGGGAAAGATCGTCCTGCTGGATTTCTGGACGTTCTGCTGCGTGAACTGCCTGCACGTCCTGGACGAGCTGCGGCCCCTGGAGGAGAAATGGGCCGATGAGCTGGTCGTAGTCGGCGTCCATTCCCCGAAGTTCGAGTTCGAGAAGGACCCCGAGGCACTGGCCGCGAACATCGAGCGCTACGAGGTCTCCCACCCCGTCATCGACGATCCGGAGCTGGAGACCTGGTCCGAGTACGGCGCCCGGGCCTGGCCGACCCTGATGGTGCTCGACACCCACGGGCGCATCGCCGGCAACCTCTCCGGCGAGGGGCACGGGGAGAACATCGACCAACTGGTCGCCCGTCTCGTCGTCGAGGGGGAGGCCGACGGCTCGCTGCGCCGCGGACCGGCGCCGACCGTGCTGACCGAGCGGGTGCCCCAGACCCTCCGCTTCCCCTCCAAGCTCACCACCCTGCCCGACGGGCGACTGGTCGTCTCCGACGCCGGCCAGCACCGCCTGGTGGTCTTCCAGAACGACGGCCAGACCGTCGACGAGATCATCGGCACCGGCGCTCGCGGCCATGTCGACGGCGACGGGGAGACCGCGCAGTTCGCCGAGCCCAACGGTGTCCTCGCGCTCCCGGACGAGATCGCCTCGGAGGTCGGCTACGACCTGCTGGTCACCGACACCTCCAATCACCTCCTGCGCGGGGTGAAGGTGGGCCAGGATCGTCTGCTGCGCTCGCGCACCGCGACCGAGGTGAGCACCGTCGCCGGTTCGGGCTCCCAGTGGATGCAGGGCGATCAGCAGCCGCGCGGCGAGGGCGACGCGCGCAACTACGCGCTGTCCACCCCGTGGGACGTGACCTGGTCCCGCGTGCTCGGCCGCTCGGTGATCGCGATGGCCGGCGTCCACCAGCTGTGGACCTTCGACCCGGTCACCGGGGCTCTCATGGTGCTCGCCGGCACCACCCAGGAAGGATTGGTCGACGGGCCCGCCGTCTCCTCCTGGTGGGCGCAGCCCTCCGGCCTCGACGAGCTGCGCGACGGCCGCATCGTCGTCGCCGACTCCGAGACCTCTGCGGTGCGTGTGCTGGACCCGCAGACCATGCAGGTCAGCACCCTCGTCGGAGAGGGCCTGTTCGACTTCGGTCATGTCGACGGGTCCGCGGACATCGCCCGCCTCCAGCATCCCCTGGCGGTCACCGCGCTGCCCGACGGACGCATCGCCGTCGCCGACACCTACAACGGGTCGATCCGGATCATCGAAGAGCACACCGAGGACGACGCGGCCTCGAGCGCCCCGGTCACCGTCGTCACCGTCGCGACCGACCTCGACGAGCCCTCCGCGGCGATCGTCGGCCCCCCGGTCGACGGCATCGGCCAGCTGATCGTCGTCGAGTCCGGGGCCCACCGCGTCACCTGGGTTCCGGTCGCCAAGGCCGCCGAGCGCGTCATCGACCTGGGCGCCCAGCGCTCCGAGCGCCCCGTGACCGACGTCGGCCCCGGACCGCTGACCGTGCGCGTGCTGTTCACCCCGCCCGAGGGGCACAAGCTCGACGACTCGCTGGGCCCCTCCACGCAGGTCACCGTCTCCACCACCCCGTCGGCCATGCTCACCGGCGGCTCCGGCGTCGACACCTCGCTGGAGCGCACCCTCACCCTGGATCCCGCCTACCCCGAGGGCGTGCTGCACGTCAGTGCCCGCGCCGCCTCCTGTGACGCCGATCCCGCGGTCGAGTTCCCCGCCTGCCACATGCATCAGCAGGACTGGGGCGTGCCGATCCGCGTCGTCGACGGCGCCCCCACCCATCTGGATCTGTCCCTGCTCGCCTGA